The genome window AAATTTTGTATGTCTTTATAAATTAAACTGTGCATAGTACCTTTATATCTTAGATAATCAATGGATGAAATTTTTTCTTTGATAACAGAATGTAATTCTTTTTTATGGAGAACTATGTTTTTTAGAGAACTAAGAGCTTGCTGTACTGCTGTTGGTTTTTCATCTTCTAAGATATTCAGAATTTCTTTAAAATTTTTGTTAATGATATTCTTAGTATCTCATTTTAACTGTTTACAAAATAATCTGAAATCTCTCACTCTAATAGTATATTTTTCATTAGATGTTATTTCTATAAATGGAGAAATATATGGATAAAGTATATCAGAAGAATCTGAAAATAATTCCAGTTCTTGTAGATTTTTAAATGCTTGAGAAGTATCTTTATCTTTGAGTCCAGCCAACATTAACTCTATATCCATAATTTCTCCTGAATTTATTATAATTATTTAAATATGACATTCTTAACTCTATCAAGAGCTTCTTTAACTACTGATTTAGGGCAAGCAAAGTTGAGTCTTATATATCCTGTTCCCTCTTCTCCAAACCAGCTACCATAATCAATAGCGACCTTAGCTTTATCTTCAAATATTTCTTCTAAAGTTTCTTCATCTTTTAGTACATTTCTGAAATCTATCCATGCAAGATAAGTTCCTTCAGGTTTTAAATATTTCACACCAGGCATATTTTCTTTGATATATTCTTCAATGAATCTTCTGTTACCATCAAGGTAATCAATTAATTCATCAAGCCATTCAGCAGAATGCAAATATCCAGCTTTGATAGCTTCTACACCAAAAGTACTTGGAGTTTCAAGTCTTATTTTCATAAGAGTATTTTTGTATTTGTCTCTTATTTCATTATCAGCAATAAAAATTAGGGAAGTTTGAAGTCCAGCAAGATTAAATGTTTTACTTGGAGCTGTACATACTATACAATTATTTTTGAGTTCATCTTTTAAAGTAAGAAATGAAGTAAATTTATTATCTTTAAAAATAAGGTCAGAATGAATTTCATCAGATACTACAAGAACATTATGTCTTAAACATATTTCTCCCATTTTTTCAAGTTCTTCTTTTACCCATACTCTTCCTACTGGATTGTGGGGATTGCAAAGAATAAATATTTTAACATTGTTATCAATTATTTTCTTTTCAAAGTCATTAAAATCTATAGTATAGTAACCATTAGTATTTATCAAAGAGTTAGTAACTATTTTTCTATTATTATTTTCTGTAGATATTCTAAATGGATGATATACAGGGGTTTGAATAAGAATGGAATCTTCTTCTTCAGTAAATGTTTGTATTATATAATTAAGAGCTGGAACTACTCCATTTGTAAATAATATCCATTCTTTTTTCAAATCTATATCTTTTCTATTTTTATTCCAATCAATAATAGCTTGGAAATATTCCTTATCAGCTGTAGTGTATCCAAGTATTCCATGAGTAAGTACAGCTTGTAAACTGTTGAGTATAGCTGGAGCAACTCTAAAGTCCATATCTGCAACCCATAAAGGAAGTAAGTCGGTTTTTCCATTGTATATATTTTTATAAATTTCAGGATTCCATTTTCTAGAATTTGTTTTACTTCTATCAATTATTTCATCAAAATTATACTTCATTTTAATATTTCCTCCACAGATATTTAATAAATTTATCTTAATTTTTCAAAACCAGCACTCATATTGTCTGGATGAGTTGCAAATCTCTCATCTTTATTTAAAGCATTAATAGTATTCATATCTTCATCAGAAAGAATAAAGTCAAGATCCTTATTTTCTTTTATTCTAGATGGAGTTACAGATTTTGGTAATGGAAGAAGTCCAGATTGAAGATGCCATTTAAGGATGACCTGAGCAATAGTTTTTCCATATACCTTTCCAATTTTTTCTATAACATCATTTTCAAGATTTCCCTGCATTAACGGACTCCAAGACTCAACTATAATATCTTTATCTTTGCAGTAAGCTCTCGAATTTAATTGTTGATTTAATGGATGAAGTTCTATTTGATCTATCATAGGTATAATTTCTGTTTCTGGAAGTAGTTCTTCAAAGTGATGGATTTCAAAGTTACATACTCCAATAGCTCTTACTTTTTTCTCTTTATAAAGTTTTTCAAGAGCCTTCCAAGTATCAATAGTAGTTTTCATATTAGGAGTGTTAGGCCAATGAATAAGATAAAGGTCTATATAATCAAGGGCTAATTTTTTTAGAGAAAGTTCAAAAGCAGCTAAAGTTGAATCATATCCTTGATCTGAATTCCATACTTTTGTAGTGATAAAAAGATCTTCTCTTTTTATATTTTTATTTTCATCTAAGAATTCTTTGATTCCTTCTCCAACAAATTCTTCATTTTTATATATCATTGCAGTATCTATATGTCTGTATCCAGTTTCTAAAGCAAATTTTACACTTTTTCTACATATTTCTGGGTCAGTTATCTTCCAAGTTCCAAAAGCTATTTCTGGTATTTCTACACCATTTCTTAATTTGTACATAATATTCCTCCTTGTATTAAATTAATAATTCTATCACAATTATAACTCATTTTTTGGGTGATAACAATTATTTTATGAAATAAATAATATAAAATTAAAGAGAAATTGAAAGAAAGTAATTTTATTTATAGATAAGTATTTTCAGACTTAAATATGAGACAACAGCTTTTTATATTATAGAATTACTCAAATTAAGATTATTTAAAAAGTTAAAAAATATACTCAATTTAAATTGAAAAATATAGTATAATATTATAAAAAAATAGATTGAAAAGAAATAGGAGGAACCTATGGATAAGATAAAAGAATTAGCTGAAATAATAAAAGATAGTAAATATATAGTGGTGTTTAGTGGAGCTGGGGCTTCAACTGATTCTGGTTTACGTGACTTTCGTGGTAAAAATGGACTTTATAATGATAGAAGTTATATGGGATATGAGCCTGAAGAGATATTAAGTCATGATTTCTTTTTTTCACATAGAGATATTTTTGATAGATATCTTATAGAAAAGTTGTCTATAAATGATATAAAACCTAATGCTGGGCATAAGGCAGTAGCTGAATTAGAAAAAATAGGAAAAGTTAAAGCAGTTATTACGCAAAATATAGATGATCTTCATCAAGCAGCAGGAAGTAAAAATGTTTTGGAACTTCATGGAACTTTAAAAAAATGGTATTGTCTGTCATGTGGATGTTTTGATAGCAAATCTTTTAATTGTGAATGTGGTGGAATAGTAAGACCTCAAGTAACTCTTTATGGAGAAATGCTTGATGATGAGGTTACTTCTAAAGCTATAAATGAAATAGAAAAAGCAGATACATTGATAATTGTTGGAACTAGTTTAACAGTTTATCCAGCAGCATATTATTTGAATTACTTTTCTGGAAATAATCTTGTTATTTTAAATGAAACACCTACTTCACAAGATGGAAAAGCACAACTTGTGATAAGAGATAATTTTTCTAAAGTTATGACTGAAACTATGAATTTATTAAAATAGACTTTTACAGAGTCATCTTTCAATAATTAAATTTATTTTCTTATTCCAAATAAAGAATTCTTTATTTTAAACAAAAAATAATAGATTATTTAAAAAACTTGTTTAAGTTATAATTTAAAATATATAAAAAATAAAAACCAGAAAGAAGCTAATCTTTTTGGTTTTATTTTTTGCAGTATAATTATATAGTTAATTTTTTCATTTCTTAGATTAAGAATTATAATAAAAGTAAATATGGAATATATTTATTTTTTTATTATTAAACTTGGAACAAATATTAATAATAATATAAGAAAAAAGA of Fusobacterium sp. contains these proteins:
- a CDS encoding MalY/PatB family protein; translation: MKYNFDEIIDRSKTNSRKWNPEIYKNIYNGKTDLLPLWVADMDFRVAPAILNSLQAVLTHGILGYTTADKEYFQAIIDWNKNRKDIDLKKEWILFTNGVVPALNYIIQTFTEEEDSILIQTPVYHPFRISTENNNRKIVTNSLINTNGYYTIDFNDFEKKIIDNNVKIFILCNPHNPVGRVWVKEELEKMGEICLRHNVLVVSDEIHSDLIFKDNKFTSFLTLKDELKNNCIVCTAPSKTFNLAGLQTSLIFIADNEIRDKYKNTLMKIRLETPSTFGVEAIKAGYLHSAEWLDELIDYLDGNRRFIEEYIKENMPGVKYLKPEGTYLAWIDFRNVLKDEETLEEIFEDKAKVAIDYGSWFGEEGTGYIRLNFACPKSVVKEALDRVKNVIFK
- a CDS encoding NAD-dependent protein deacylase gives rise to the protein MDKIKELAEIIKDSKYIVVFSGAGASTDSGLRDFRGKNGLYNDRSYMGYEPEEILSHDFFFSHRDIFDRYLIEKLSINDIKPNAGHKAVAELEKIGKVKAVITQNIDDLHQAAGSKNVLELHGTLKKWYCLSCGCFDSKSFNCECGGIVRPQVTLYGEMLDDEVTSKAINEIEKADTLIIVGTSLTVYPAAYYLNYFSGNNLVILNETPTSQDGKAQLVIRDNFSKVMTETMNLLK
- a CDS encoding aldo/keto reductase, with product MYKLRNGVEIPEIAFGTWKITDPEICRKSVKFALETGYRHIDTAMIYKNEEFVGEGIKEFLDENKNIKREDLFITTKVWNSDQGYDSTLAAFELSLKKLALDYIDLYLIHWPNTPNMKTTIDTWKALEKLYKEKKVRAIGVCNFEIHHFEELLPETEIIPMIDQIELHPLNQQLNSRAYCKDKDIIVESWSPLMQGNLENDVIEKIGKVYGKTIAQVILKWHLQSGLLPLPKSVTPSRIKENKDLDFILSDEDMNTINALNKDERFATHPDNMSAGFEKLR